In Rhipicephalus microplus isolate Deutch F79 chromosome 7, USDA_Rmic, whole genome shotgun sequence, one genomic interval encodes:
- the drk gene encoding growth factor receptor-bound protein 2 drk isoform X1, producing MEAIAKHDFTATADDELSFRKGQVLKVLNMEDDMNWYRAELDSKEGLIPSNYIEMKKHDWYYGRITRADAEKLLSNKHEGAFLIRVSESSPGDFSLSVRCGDGVQHFKVLRDTMGKFFLWVVKFASLNELVEYHRSASVSRSQDIKLRDMHPEEETTPGVQPQPRHQHVLTPLKVPTGNNAGQTAQVGAGVLEDKSQCLVQAMYDFQPQENGELEFRRGDIINVHDRSDANWWEGEIGSRRGYFPATYVVPYHT from the exons GTTCTGAACATGGAGGACGACATGAACTGGTACCGGGCCGAGCTGGATTCCAAGGAGGGCCTCATTCCTAGCAACTACATTGAAATGAAGAAGCACGA CTGGTATTATGGACGCATTACACGAGCCGATGCGGAGAAGCTTCTATCGAACAAGCACGAGGGAGCCTTTCTGATTCGCGTCAGCGAGAGCTCACCTGGTGACTTTTCTCTCTCTGTCCGCTGTGGTGATGGCGTCCAGCACTTCAAG GTCCTACGAGACACGATGGGCAAGTTCTTCTTGTGGGTAGTGAAGTTCGCTTCGCTTAACGAGCTGGTTGAGTACCATCGCTCGGCCTCCGTCAGCCGCTCGCAGGACATCAAGCTTCGCGACATGCACCCCGAAGAG GAGACCACGCCCGGAGTCCAACCTCAGCCGAGGCACCAGCATGTACTGACTCCCCTCAAGGTTCCGACAGGAAACAATGCCGGCCAGACAGCTCAAGTCGGAGCTGGTGTACTGGAAGATAAGAGCCAG TGCCTCGTGCAAGCCATGTACGACTTCCAGCCCCAGGAGAACGGGGAGCTCGAGTTTCGTCGCGGTGACATCATCAACGTCCACGACCGCTCGGATGCCAACTGGTGGGAGGGCGAGATCGGCTCGCGCCGGGGGTACTTTCCGGCCACTTACGTGGTGCCCTACCACACGTAG